From the Trifolium pratense cultivar HEN17-A07 linkage group LG4, ARS_RC_1.1, whole genome shotgun sequence genome, the window TTGTGTTTTCGTGGCAAGCTCTCCTTAGGCGACTTCTGATGAGAGAGAATTTGGTTAAAAGAGGTATTATTCGATCTGTTGGGTGGCCAAGAGGGCTGCACATTTTGTAACCATGCCCAGGAGTCGGAGGATCATCTTTTTTTGCTTTGCGCATTTGCTTGGAATATTTGGTTAGAAGTGTATTAATAGTTTAGTTTGTTAGAGGTGTTGCCAAACACTATTGGGATTTGTTCCTTAGCTTATAATTAATTTGGGACCCTTAAAAACAAGAAGGCTCTGTGTAGTCATGCTTTGGCAAGTGGTGATTTGGGGGATTTTGCTAACGGAATGATGCAATTTTTGCTCATAAGGCTCAAAATATGAATGTAGCACTTGAGAGAATTAAATGTACTCTCCTTGCTTGttttatgaattaaatataaatctattatatatattgtatacTTAAGTAATGGTTGGATTTCTCCATCTTTTAGGGAGTTGATTCATTGTTTTTACCTTTGTTGTGGTGACCTTTTGACTTTGATGAATATCACTTGTACTTTATTTCAATTGCTAATatattctttctctttttggccgttaaaataaaataaaataaaataccccGGCACATACACTAACATTAtgacataattatttttaactgCATTTATTATAGGAATTTGTTTAACAAGTTTTAGTACATTAttacatattttattcattaagtTTATTCATTAAAATAGATCATCCCAAGTTTAACTCCTTAATATGCTTTCTTAATTGCAGTTGCCAATGCATCATAAGCTACTTCCCAAGCAGTGCTCAGCTCTGCGCTCCATTTGTCCCCTACTGCTTTCTTTATAGTTTGTAGCAAAGCTTCTTTAACCACCTACAATTAAAACACCAAAacattaattttggtttagcaAACATGTTAACATAAATAGTAGAAAATACTTATTTTGCATAATTCCcgttaattatttattgttaaaTTAGGGAAAAAGtgacaattaaataaaaaaattaagaaatttcatcaacaaaaatattttatcatattatcaTACCACAAAATGAGGATCAACAACTCCTTTTTGAACGTGAATAGCACCCAACGAAGCATCTCCCAACACAACTGTTCCTGTTGCTCGGAGTTGACCAGCTGCATCGCGTACctataattcaaaaaatataaatatctcaaGATCAATAACCATGCTAAcataaactattaaaaaaatatactagaATGTGATtttatattaggaataagaaaaatattcatttatatCTGCTATACAAAATGTTAGGATGGAAGGAGCTTATTTGGCTACATTAGCTTCTGAAGTTTTCCTAATTAGGATTGAATAAGGACATTAGCAACAATCAATATTTTGAGGTTACAATGTTAAGTTCTTACCATTAAACTAATTAACGCATCAAGCGTAGAGAATCATTGACATTGAATGAAGAATAAGTAAAgcaaattaattgatatgggaTTGAACTCACCAATCCAAAAACCTTTTCAGCATGGCCCTGGAGTTGAGGGCTATCTTGTACTCCAGCTGACCCCTTAAGAAAAGAGAACAATTCCTTTGCTGCAGGTGCTTTCTCTAATATactattttaatcaaattaaacCAACCAAACATATTCTTCTTAGTTAATTTACACTATATCTTCTTAATTAACAATAATCATAGAAAGGGAAAAACTTACAAAGTATAGAAGAAAATACTATTTCCAGAAAGGTTTTGTTTGAATGATTCATAAGAGCTATTCACTAAACTCTCTTGCTTGTCAGTGAAAGCcatattattttctcttttcctttttttttttgttgttggtgtttttgtttgtgtttgcaATGTAATAATTTAACATGCAACCCTCTATTTATATACAAAGCCTAGAGGTGGAAGTTGATGTTTCAAAAAATCTATTGGCTTGTGGAGGTGGCCATTCACATTATTAAGAGACAAGAATCTTTTTTAAAACttaatcaaacaaattttaattaaataaagataatatttttttttatacaatagaGGCAAAGCCCAAAggaaataaatttttagaatttaaaataaactatgcATTGACACAAACATTCATTCATTTAATCAatgtaattattaattaatctaataaaaaatgttaacgATAGTAAtatagtatatttaaaaatttactagatatataaaaaaatgaagaagtcTACACAATAAGTAAGACATGGAAACTTATTGAACAACTAaagaataatattatataaactaatactataatttctttttggcttaattagtaaaatagtcccttaaagatatttttggtttcacattggtcccttaaagaaaaaaaggtctgaataggtcctttaaagaaataaaatgtccgaataggtcccttaaagacatatccgttaatcagtttggttctattcagacatttttttagggaccaaactgattaacagaatGTCTGGAATTTGAACCATgacccctgcatatataatacgatGTTCTTAattatcaactgagttaaactaAACTCACGagataattaataatatagcttttaagaccatctccaatggtagtacctatgtacttatataggtacttattaggtactaccattggagcaaaactaattgagtacctaataggtactgctTCTCAAATAGGTATCATCTCTCTCCtcattataatataattttgtggGACCTACTTATAAAGATGTAGTATTATTGATGAGATATAGAGTTATTAGTGTGAccgatttagaactttttaagaggtgctgagttggagggattgaatacttattaagtactattattaaaaataataaatgagtgatgtgtacacgtgagATCCAGTTAAATACTCAAATTTGGAGAGCTTCATTGTGGATGCTTAAGGAACATTAACACTACATTCGGAAAAATTTGGTACTATTATATTTAACTGTACAAGATATTTGAGATGTATTGATCATAAGAAATTGAATTgcaaggaaataaaaaaattaatatgagaGGACAATTTAGagtttgtttataatatatattttttatcttgaAAATTTTCTAATTATTTGGAAATATTACTTCAAAGTTTGTATTTGAAATATTGTGTTATTTTGGTGATTTTGTTGTTCTACTgcaatttttttgcaattttgtgttttttctcgTCATTTGTATGGTTGAgtgttataatatattttttaattaaaataaaattaaagtttttctACTCATTGGTTTTTGGAAAAAGAATAATCTAactaaaaagataatttttcaaatttcaaatttcataaagTGGAATTCTCCAAAACAAATAAActaatttttcaaataatattaataataaactgCTCTTGTTTAGCTCCATCTCCACCGGCCGGCCCTAATATTTTCTCATCGAGTTTTCATCTTTCTCTGACGAGAAGGGGTGGTTTTATGTATTTTTGCCCTAAAATTACCCCTTcgcgtcttttttttttttttaatttaaataagtgattttcacatagattagatttttcttttgtgcttttttttgtgtgattttgtcatcTCAGTGCGATGCGATGCTGTTTGATATCCCGTCTTGGTGCGGTGTTTGTTTGTTATCTCCtcttgttgcggtgttcatttgattgAATCTACAGATCAACTTCAGTCAACTACTGATTCACATAGTGATTAAGCTGGTCATCGATGCAGATTCGAAGACATAGGTATTCCGGTTATTTAgattttatcacattatttgtaggcatgagTATGtcattttatgctattaacttggatgttgtgagcttgttcgcagattcttccttttcatttttagcCGTATTGAATTTGTACTCTAtcgatttgaatgaatgaatatcttttatttttgtcaaaaaaaaaatctttttcttctgtcaaaaaaataaccTTTTTCTATTATAGCaaaatgaaatttaaactttttttttaacaaccaGTTTAATCTATTTTCCTTATTTAACTACCTGCAATGCACCAGAAGCATCAATTTTGGGTTAGCAATTTAACATTTACAAAATAGAAATGATAACATAAATATagttaattttatctttaaaactTAATTTTGCATAATTctgtttaattatttattgccaatatttataacataatattaaaaatgGCATGAAGGAATTATTTATTGTTGTATTAAAAATTTAGGGAAAAGGTCATAGTTAGGAAATAATTTGTTTAAGAATACATATATccattgtacaaaaaaaaaatacatatatccACAAAATATCCTTTATTTATATTATCATACCACAAAATGAGAATCAACAACTCCTGGATAGCACCAATGTATAGCATCTCCCAAAAGTACAGTTCCAGTTGCTCCTTTATAGTAAATTATCGTTTGACctgactttttttcctcttatttatagtttatgcaaataacttatgcaatttttatatattattataagtttgtcaaggtagtttatgataaaatagcttataaaattacaattttcactagtgtgaacttataaaataacataaaacttaatttatattgcataagctatttgcataagctcaaaaaaagctaggccaaacggacgtcaaacacaattttttacttgtttactacttttaaggagaagaaaaaaaagagtagaAGTAAAGTAGAGCCAAACGAGGCCATAGTGAAGCTACCTCTCAAAACGaacttttgttaaaatattttttttagcctcacttttttatgtttttatttcccttttgatattttgcttctttctttttgttaataGTTTTGATATTTTGCATCTAATTTTAATagtcaatgaatattttttagaacgtagtttattatataatttttaatttggtttgaattaaaaaatttatttctaatgcactaaagtttttattttatatcgaCGTTAtgacattttatctttttaatgtgtgaaactATGTAATATtgagtaattatttatatatttttatttatgtaataattaaaatatatatttaattaaaaacggtccgaTCCGGTTGAACCCCGGTCcaaccaattgaaccttgaaccgataagctcaccggttcgatgaccggtccaaTTCTGATTACATCTATTTGGATTTATTTTTgacctaaaaacataaaatctctATAGTTTTTACGTTTTAAATCGCAATTTTAACAACCTTCATAGCAATAATAATTCCTAGGATCTATGCATAAAGTGCATTTGCCATGGCAAAATAGCCAATGTTTTCACCCTTGCTATTTATGAAGATCCCTGCACAAGCAGCTTGCCTACGGTTTCCCAAGGTTGAGCCGTCAGTATTGCACTTAACTCAATGCAAAGGAGTGTTGAACCTAAGTTGATTCTAGTGGTTAATTCATATTGTGATGAGATTGCTTGGTGTGCAAGCAATTAAGAGAAAGTGTAGTAACTAATTGCTTATGTGGCAAGTTAGTTAGTGAATTTGTTAGAATAACTAACTAGAGTCGGTTAGAGTTTGTTTGTCATAGGTTGTTAGAGTTGGTTAGTTTGTTATTAGTTTGTTAGGGCCTAAGAGAATCACCAATCATTGTGGTGCTCTAGTATATAAGTGTTTGACTCAATTAGTGTGAGTAATCAACTCTTTTCCCCTatgtggatgaataaaattgaTCTCTCTTTTCCctaatcatcatcttcttcttcaatcctTTCAATCATTCAATGCTTTTCATTCTTTTCATTCAAACACCATTGTTGCTGCAAGAACAGTAGATCCTGCATTTTGTGCTCATAGGCAAGGCCTAGAGACTGTGCAGCGCGCGCGTGTGTTCTTGCCAGCCTGAGCCAGCTTGTGCAGGCCTAAGTGATTTTGTGTGAAAGCTTCAGCTGCGCCAACAAGGAGGAGGGTGCCAAATATCTTCCAAGATTTTAGGAGCCTTAGGATGATCAATGACAACTTTGAaggttttcaaaaataaaaatgacaaactcagatagtcaaaaaaaaataaaaatgacaagCTCAGAAATCATAATTCTCGAGGCTAGTCTAGTTTGATTGCCAGAAAGAGAAACAAAAGCATTAAATTTAGATAATGAAGAGTTCAGATTAGGCACAATGTTATTGAACCTCTCTTATCGTTTCTCGGAAACCAAATGGTGTTGAAAATACTGATTACTGCAGAAATAATCACTAGACCACACTGCTGACTCTAACCACAAATGCTAAGAGAATAGACAAAACTGAGGAAAGGTCAATGTTATGATGTATAATAGAAGCTAACCAGTTCCAAAGAGCTAAAGAGAAAGGACAACTTAGGGAAAGATGAGGGGTTGAATCGGATTACTTACTACACAAGGTACAAACTGAAGGTAAATGACAACCTCTAGCAGATAAGTTCTCATCAGTAGGCAATTTGTTGTGTAAAAGCCTCCAAACAAGGAGGACACTCCAGTTATGAGTCCAAAACTTAATCTGAGAACCATTGCCAAGTAACCAGCTTGTATTATCAAGAAACTGCTGAGCTTAAGATTTTAATCCACTCCATAATGAAGAAAATATGTGATAACCAATAAATTTGTTGCCTCTCAGCACCCTACTTCTGAGAAACTCAGACCAATCAATGATTATCAGAATTAATAAGATCCCATAAAACAGTTTTAGATTAGAATCTTGGTTAAGCTTAGACAGAGACCTAATGCCAAGACCAACTTCATCAATGGGAGTATACACTGTATTCCATGAGACAGTTATAACAGTTACAAAATCACaggaaaaatttcattttaaaacacTCTCAAGTATAGAAAACATCACATACTAGACTTAAATGTCAATAATTTGTCACATTGTACACAACTGACTAGcactaaatatatataaattaaattaaatgtcaTCCAATCCTATTAATACAATTATTAAATATTAGATGAATTtttcaaatacaaaataattggTGTAAAAGTAATACGAGATAAGCGAAGTTTAAGCCTTCGAATTACAGGATGGAGGTCCATGGTGGCAATATGGCCCCTCGCACAAACAAAGTCAATTTGAGGGCTTCGTCCACCGTTAAGTCTACAACAAAGCGATTACCCCAGAAATAGTATATAATCTGATAAACTATATATGTTAGTAATTTAAGAAAAGATTGATACCATACCACCACCATGATCCACGTGTGTGCAAGTGGTTCACATTATGAACTCTACTAGTACTAACCATATCAATGATGCCAAAACAGAACATGATGCTACCAGCAACATTAAATATCCTAATCTCCAAAAGCAAACACCAATACTGATTTCGTTGGTAGGTATGATTCAACAGGAAAAGGGTTTAAGGAAATGAATCACAGAGGAAGCCTAGAACATACATAAACCACCCTCATATTTGCAAGATTACACACAGAAGGTCACATATATCTTattcaaaattaataatcagtTATGCTAAACTTTCCTCTTCCTATAGAGATTATGTCTTGCAAATTTCCTCTACTGTTCAGCCAGAATTTAATCATCAAGCTGTAAAATTTCCAACTTGCCATGGCTGATGGGAGTCTTGATCGCTATAAAGCAGCAAGGTTGGTAGTCAAAGCGTAAACCTAACAATCCGGCATAGACTTTGTGGATACCTTTTCTACAGTGGTGAAAATAACCACACTACGGATTCTCTTAGCAATTGTTGTTAGGGAAATTTTCACTTTCTCCCCTACCCCAAAAAAATTCCGAAAACGTTTTCCCAATTTTtcatagtgtaaattttacactaaaaaacagttcggaagtattttctgatttttttttttgtgcactaGGGGTAGGGGAGAAATGTTGTGGTGGGTTGAGAAATTTTCGTTGTTAGGGGTGAACATCGGGCAGTTATGGGCGGGTTGGGGCCCAAATTATCAATGTTAGACGAAACCGAGTTGCCATATAAAGGCACGAATTTGACTAAAAATGGGTTTCATTTGGGTCGATCTCGGATCAGTCAATTAGGGCGGGTTATGGTTTGGGTTGGAACGGGTTGGGCCTCTTAAAAAAATGGGTCaatttggactttttttttcatattttactcataaaaaattgaaaatttctcAACCCACCTCAACATTTCTCCCCTACCCCCTAGCGCACCCAAAAAAATCCGGAAAATATGTTCCGAACagttttttagtgtaaaatttacactaaaaaattcggaaaacgttttccgaattttttggaGGGTAGgggagaaagtgagtgggtgggatgagaaaatttctaaaaaattgTCTATTAAAATTGTTCTTCACTTTGCAAAATCCATGAATTTCATTGTCACTCACATCTTTAGAGAAGAGAATCAAGTGGCTGATCTTATGGCTAACCATGGTCTTACTTTAATTTCGATAGCATATTGGCAAGAAGCTCCTTTATTTATTAGGGACTGTTTTGATAAAAACAAGTTAGGTATGCCTTGTTTTAGATTATGCTCTTGTTAATGGAGTTTTGGTTTGGTCCCTTGATGTAATTTGGTTTTTCAGTTTGCTTGCTTAATATATTTTCGGGTGGAGTGCGCTTTATCTCCACctcttttggtttaaaaaaaaaattgtctattaaaattataaaaaaccaaattgggctgaaaaaaaatatatactttgtagctgaattaattttaattgtcctgttatatataaatatattttgagctacaataattttatttttcaaaatattttgagtttaaaatttaatcaaatatctttgtcaaaaaaaaaaaaaaatcaaatatctttTAATCAAGTGTAACagataaaaatatatcataGTAGCAATGTCAAGTTTATCAAAAGTGACTTGAGATAACCAGTGCATTTAATGTCAGGCTTATTAAAAGTAACTTGGAAAGGTTCAGCCAACTCCAACATTAGGTAGGTTGAGTTACATCTAGTAGCAACATCAagacaaagattttttttatacccgCATATCCAACATACTCTTTCAACTTGGCAAGTCTTTGAGGAGATGGTCTCACAAACCTCATAGTTGTCCTGATTTTAGAAATAGCCAATTGGTTAGCTTTCAAGCCATCATAGTTGTCTCTCAATTGGCTTGAAAGCATATGAAAGTGGTTTTGTTTCCACTATGGTATAGTTAAATTTCAGTTATGAACATACTAACTACATTTTCCAAATGATTGACAACTTTTGCTGCCAACCAAGGAGGTCCTGCATAAATAATTGTTGATTAATTCGACATTGACCCCCACCCCCCACGATGGGCCTGAATCAAGCAAGAAAATTGCTGATTTCTTTGAAACATTTCAAAGTAGATCCAGCATATTGGAACATGATTTCTGATTCCAGATTGCAGTGCATAAATGAATCGTTTCCGATAAACCACATAATTTTCTTAGCTTCAAACTAAAGCAGTTTTTTGCATACGGAACTACCTACCATAGTACCATGCTTATATGTATCGAAAAGATTTAATTTCAAACATGTTCATTGTTCTTTCTTGTAGCTATACCTAGAATATCTATGGTGAACATTTGCACCTTTTGGTGGCTATACATCCATATGTTCAATAATTTCCTAAAGTATAATTTGGTTAGTCAATGTTTGGAAGAACGTTAACATTTATGCTATGACAATATTACATACTAAGAATGTATGTACCTATTCCaagttatttaataattaatgtattgtgaaaaaaaagttgtaacttccatttccattttcctttctttcttgAAACACAGGACTtctgtttcaattttttcttcacTCTTCTCTGTTTTCTAGACTCTAGTTGTGTTTCTTGTAATTCACATTAAAAAAGATTCATTATTCAAcgatatttttaattttattataccAGTTTCTAACATAATCATAACGATAACCCTATTATCCTATAATCCTAGAGCTTCTCCATATCCATGATTTTATGAAAGCACTAGTGTTTGCCCAAGAGAATTCTTTATAAACCATAGCTTGTATGTTGGCTtcaaaaaaccctaaaacccccTTATTACCAAATCAGAAAATGTGCATCCCTTTAAATAAGCATTACGCGCGCGCCGCGCATAGTCGTTCATGCGCCTCGCGCAGCTGGCAGAAAATCCAACCCACTCAAAACACATTCTACACATCACACATGAGATGGGCGCGCGCCGCGCCAATGCCACTGGCCAACTGGTCACACGTCGTGTTAATGTGTCCCGCGCCAACAGGATTACACACCGCGCGCAATCCCTGCACTGCTTATGTGATTTTTTGATTTTCGCAATTTCAAGGCAATACTCAACACAATGCATAAGATCACAAAACCTCCACTCAACTAGGCCTCCCCTATCTTTTCATCTGTTTCTCTCATGTTAACTCTCACCCTATTAaccttcaatattttttataactatatttaaaaaagtatattctaattttttttgtagaatcCAAGTGGAAGACATATGCTCATAAATTTGCCTACATTCTCATTGACacatcaaattaataaatacccaatttatatttcttcaaaacaataacaaagtataagataaacaaataaaaggaaaaatatattttctgcaAAAATAGGGGCTCATATTCAAATTTACtttctcaaaagaaaaattgagtcaaaacaagtttttttttttttactaaaaattgaGTCAAAATAAGTTTTAGAACCtgctttttttaacaaattaagtttggtaacattttttctgctttttatttttgagtcaAACATTTTATATCTACTTGTTTTAGCTTTCCTCCTTTTTCCATTTCCATGAAAGAATCATTAATCCTAAGATCGAGGTCACAAACCACTcgcaacaattaaaaaaaaatgggacAAGAATATTTCCTCTTTGAAGAATGATGAGTATGGAATTCTACAAGTGACtcaaactttataaaaaaaatctgatatTCTTTAGTTTATAAATTAGTTGGAATAATGAATCTCCAACGTGCTTTTCCATGCTTaatgttctggactagactaatgctagtccacctagaccttcacaaagtccacatggcttgcccaaccacctccatgtcagcatggcacaacctctccaccaagatagggtaaaattactactctacccactatctaagggtaatatcttggcagtccctcttaatgggccttggctagtccagcccattaagaggacctttggcccagagctgggggctataaatactctcccttatgggagagcaaggtagaacactattcattatcacaattactctctctctctaacttctctctagtatctcttttgctctctattccttgtctgactttggcatcggagcacctgcaggtacaacccccccctccgtggaccatctgctcggattgctgcctaccacctgctcaacggacttccagctggccttctacctgttctgatcaacagttaagatcactTAATTTGTTCCTATTTATATTTAGTTTAGCATGCTGATTAGTAATTTCATTGATcaataaaaatgtcaaattctttTTAGTTTACTCCTCATTTCAAGCATTTATATTTGATGACTAAATTAACTATCTTAGTACTTATCAAATCAAATTGactaataaaagaaatatttgcTCTACAagtcatttatttatataacaaTAGAATGATGactaattaaattaactatCTGAATTTCATTTATATAACAATATAAGAAACAGAACGAGTTACTTGCTCAACAAGTCATCTAAGTGACAACAATTGAAACAATTTCCATAAAGAATTCCATAACATAATCTGAAAATCAAATGCTACTATATTAGTATTCGTATTAGTGTATTACACACCTTGAAAAACAAATAGGTGGAAATTCTGAGAAGCTTCAATGTCCTGTAAGCAACTTTATCCAGAAAATTCTTTGGCACATGATGCTATTCAAATCATAAATCGGTGGAAATcaaacaaatcaataaaaagaaactaTTCAATCCAAAAAATTCTTAGTTCTCTACTCTTTACCATGAATCAGTTCTGgattttatgtttaaaaaattgttcagTTTAGCCATGGGTGAGTGCATTACCGGAAAACATTGTCAAAGTGTTCCGGAGTTAATGGTCTTAGACTCTTAGTTATGTAATTGATATAATTACCGGAAAACACTTTTGATTACTTAaataaagaattttacaattgatgaaatttcaccactttatccaaacaatggaatttgaaaatcaagaattcaattgaattgcctagtatttaaaatctcttgaatttctagaattctccatccaaacacacttAAAGTGTTTCGGTTTACACTTTTGATTACCGGAAAAATTAACTCAAGTTTTTTGAGAGtttattcaatataaaaaaaaaaaaaattgcataccAAAAATATTTTGGTGAGATGAATTCAAAAGATAAagggggtaaaattggaaaaaaattgg encodes:
- the LOC123882181 gene encoding leghemoglobin 1-like, which codes for MAFTDKQESLVNSSYESFKQNLSGNSIFFYTFILEKAPAAKELFSFLKGSAGVQDSPQLQGHAEKVFGLVRDAAGQLRATGTVVLGDASLGAIHVQKGVVDPHFVVVKEALLQTIKKAVGDKWSAELSTAWEVAYDALATAIKKAY